The proteins below are encoded in one region of Methanoculleus taiwanensis:
- a CDS encoding glucose-6-phosphate isomerase family protein, which produces MNGYWDGPLPEAQVRTIDDMRQVLADRTCTANHPLYYMYRHLAKSDDDRRWLEEQRISYDITAIPPGTLCGEYVKTKGHLHPDNPAGLGYPEIYEVLQGRGHYLLQTRDAGDVIMIEASAGDKVLIPPGYGHVTINPGSKVLVMSNLVSTAFASDYQPYVDRNGAAYYEMEGGALVKNPKYPHAAPVRHLPPIEVRELSIDRTTPLYDLVGRARSVAFLNHPEQFMEIFAELTNYPVPR; this is translated from the coding sequence ATGAACGGGTACTGGGACGGTCCGCTCCCGGAGGCACAGGTGCGGACGATAGACGATATGCGGCAGGTGCTTGCAGATCGGACCTGCACCGCCAATCACCCCCTCTATTATATGTACCGTCACCTGGCAAAGTCCGACGACGACCGGCGGTGGCTTGAAGAACAGCGTATCAGCTACGATATCACCGCCATCCCTCCCGGCACCCTCTGCGGGGAGTACGTCAAGACCAAAGGCCACCTCCACCCCGACAACCCGGCAGGACTCGGCTACCCCGAGATCTACGAAGTGCTCCAGGGGAGAGGCCACTACCTCCTCCAGACCCGTGACGCGGGCGACGTTATCATGATCGAAGCCTCCGCGGGCGATAAAGTCCTGATCCCACCCGGATACGGGCACGTGACCATCAACCCCGGATCGAAGGTGCTGGTCATGTCGAACCTGGTCTCGACCGCGTTCGCGAGCGACTACCAGCCCTACGTCGACCGGAACGGAGCGGCTTACTACGAGATGGAGGGCGGGGCGCTCGTCAAAAACCCGAAATACCCCCACGCAGCACCGGTCAGGCACCTGCCGCCCATCGAGGTACGGGAACTCTCCATCGACCGGACGACACCCCTCTACGACCTCGTCGGGCGGGCACGGTCGGTCGCATTCTTAAACCACCCGGAGCAGTTCATGGAGATCTTTGCCGAGCTGACCAACTACCCGGTACCCCGGTAA
- a CDS encoding DUF460 domain-containing protein: MRIFGIDVIKGSVRSRSQRPLFALYRMEDGEITDVTEVTLFRLRRLLDAEEPDILAVDSIQEIATDQHELFEFLQSLPPRTRLVQVTGGERKESLPKVASRYNISFNKLDPYAEARTIAQVAGLGAGVEVIAFENTTDIVVSRHRSPGRGGWSQNRYARKIHGGVMQKSREIEQQLKGAGLRYEKKETKAFGGFSRVAFTVHAPRDMVPVHTYRGADVQVRVAGRRLDRIRYEQRSGRPRYLIVGLDPGTTTGIAAVDLDGNLIHLSSSRQMTMSDIVEELYRAGKPLIVASDVQQMPYSVEKIRRAFNAIPYTPRQSLAVETKYDLTAPFSYTNDHERDALSAALDAYRSNKNKFRNIAKRVPPGVDLDEVRARVLRGQALDQVLADMQGVPAPAEEAAPATIVERKVEDERVITLDGMVKRLRGYVADLQEDLKSRDTEIERLRAGIRRERSATEKKLRKDAELATKDAIIESLRQQLRNEKRHGRRLKKRLDRLRTIAEVEHAEDGTPVKVLDALTRDAVRALSEEIGIGEGDILYARRTAGWGRAVVKDLATAGVQAVIAGKETPGEPDPQLVAAFREADLPLVPDRKVAADIRGKTGAVKTDALEEAIRDWEEEQKQFRREQEAERVEYLFKEYRSEREKEVRRGG; encoded by the coding sequence TTGAGGATCTTCGGGATCGACGTCATCAAAGGATCGGTCCGCTCGCGGTCGCAGCGACCGCTTTTCGCCCTTTACCGGATGGAAGACGGTGAGATCACCGACGTTACGGAGGTGACGCTCTTTCGCCTCCGCCGCCTGCTCGACGCGGAGGAGCCCGATATCCTCGCCGTCGACAGCATCCAGGAGATCGCGACCGACCAGCACGAACTCTTCGAGTTTCTCCAGTCGCTCCCGCCGAGAACCCGTCTCGTGCAGGTGACCGGGGGCGAGCGGAAAGAGTCCCTCCCGAAAGTCGCATCCCGATACAATATCAGTTTCAATAAACTCGATCCCTACGCAGAAGCCCGCACCATCGCCCAGGTCGCAGGGCTCGGCGCCGGCGTCGAGGTGATCGCCTTTGAGAACACCACCGATATCGTCGTGAGCCGCCACCGTTCGCCCGGCAGGGGAGGGTGGAGCCAGAACCGCTATGCCCGGAAGATCCACGGCGGGGTCATGCAGAAATCCCGCGAGATCGAGCAGCAGCTCAAAGGAGCCGGGCTCCGCTACGAGAAGAAGGAGACGAAAGCCTTCGGCGGGTTCTCCCGGGTCGCCTTCACCGTCCACGCTCCCCGCGACATGGTGCCGGTGCACACCTACCGCGGCGCCGACGTGCAGGTCAGGGTGGCGGGGCGACGGCTCGACCGGATACGCTACGAACAGCGCAGCGGTCGCCCCCGCTACCTCATCGTCGGTCTCGACCCCGGCACCACGACCGGGATCGCCGCCGTCGACCTCGACGGGAATCTCATCCACCTCTCAAGCTCCCGCCAGATGACGATGTCCGATATCGTCGAGGAACTCTACAGGGCAGGAAAACCCCTGATCGTCGCCTCGGACGTCCAGCAGATGCCCTACTCGGTCGAGAAGATCCGCCGCGCCTTCAACGCCATCCCCTATACGCCGCGGCAGTCGCTCGCCGTCGAGACCAAGTACGACCTGACGGCGCCGTTCTCCTACACGAACGACCACGAACGCGACGCTCTCTCGGCGGCGCTCGACGCCTACCGGAGCAACAAGAACAAGTTCCGGAACATCGCTAAGAGGGTGCCGCCGGGCGTCGATCTCGACGAGGTGCGAGCCCGCGTCCTCCGTGGCCAGGCGCTCGACCAGGTGCTCGCCGATATGCAGGGCGTCCCGGCGCCGGCCGAAGAAGCGGCACCGGCGACGATCGTCGAGCGGAAGGTCGAGGACGAACGGGTGATCACCCTCGACGGAATGGTCAAGAGGCTCCGCGGCTACGTGGCCGATCTCCAGGAAGACCTCAAAAGCCGGGATACGGAGATCGAACGGCTCCGAGCGGGTATTCGCAGGGAGCGGTCGGCCACCGAGAAGAAACTCCGGAAAGACGCCGAACTCGCGACGAAGGACGCGATCATCGAGAGCCTGCGCCAGCAGCTCCGGAACGAAAAGAGGCACGGCAGGAGGCTCAAGAAGAGGCTCGATAGGCTCCGGACGATCGCGGAGGTGGAGCACGCAGAGGACGGGACGCCGGTCAAGGTGCTCGACGCCCTCACCCGGGACGCGGTCAGGGCTCTATCAGAGGAGATCGGTATCGGCGAGGGGGACATCCTCTACGCCCGCCGGACGGCCGGATGGGGGCGGGCGGTCGTCAAGGATCTCGCCACGGCCGGGGTGCAGGCGGTGATCGCCGGGAAGGAGACTCCCGGGGAGCCCGACCCCCAGCTCGTCGCGGCGTTCCGCGAGGCGGATCTGCCGCTCGTCCCTGACCGGAAGGTAGCGGCTGATATCCGGGGGAAGACCGGGGCGGTGAAGACGGATGCGCTCGAAGAAGCGATCCGGGACTGGGAAGAGGAGCAGAAGCAGTTCCGCCGCGAGCAGGAGGCGGAACGGGTCGAATACCTCTTCAAGGAATACCGGAGCGAACGCGAAAAGGAGGTGCGGCGCGGTGGATGA
- a CDS encoding YhfC family intramembrane metalloprotease, translating to MDPLVVATFAFVVFLEFAVPLGLGWWIARRFGVSWKIFGYGALFFVLVQVFHTPLVLVTQGPLTLYLLEILQDPTLVLAVLAVYLGLLAGLFEETGRYLVFRYLFPRRGISLVRENGLMFGAGWGGIESMIVGGLVFTTLLSYIALTSGEMAFLPADPAVQQQVAALLALTPLDILPGLFERIMTITLHIAWTMMVLASIVLARPALLMLAILWHAAVDAAVVFLGQTSGILIAEASLFVFAVIGIAYIWWEWKRLGGHQAAA from the coding sequence ATGGACCCGCTTGTCGTTGCCACGTTTGCGTTCGTCGTCTTCCTCGAGTTCGCCGTTCCCCTGGGGCTCGGATGGTGGATAGCCCGCCGGTTCGGGGTGTCCTGGAAGATATTCGGGTACGGCGCCCTCTTCTTCGTCCTCGTGCAGGTATTCCACACGCCCCTTGTTCTCGTCACCCAGGGGCCGCTCACCCTCTATCTGCTCGAGATACTGCAAGACCCGACGCTCGTCCTTGCCGTTCTCGCCGTTTACCTCGGCCTGCTTGCAGGGCTCTTCGAGGAGACGGGCCGCTACCTCGTCTTCCGGTATCTCTTTCCCCGCCGGGGAATTTCGCTCGTGCGGGAGAACGGGCTGATGTTCGGTGCCGGGTGGGGCGGTATCGAGAGCATGATCGTCGGCGGTCTTGTCTTCACGACGTTGCTCTCCTATATCGCCCTCACCTCGGGGGAGATGGCGTTCCTCCCGGCCGACCCTGCCGTCCAGCAGCAGGTCGCCGCCCTCCTCGCCCTGACGCCCCTCGATATCCTGCCGGGGCTCTTTGAGCGTATCATGACCATCACGCTCCATATTGCCTGGACGATGATGGTGCTGGCGTCGATCGTCCTCGCCCGGCCGGCCCTCCTGATGCTGGCCATTCTCTGGCATGCCGCCGTCGATGCCGCGGTGGTCTTCCTCGGGCAGACGTCGGGGATACTCATTGCAGAGGCGTCGCTCTTCGTCTTCGCAGTAATCGGGATCGCCTACATCTGGTGGGAGTGGAAGCGGCTCGGCGGGCATCAGGCGGCGGCCTGA
- a CDS encoding potassium channel family protein has protein sequence MRGRSLLWRLANAPSRLRIRFYLVLFAAQIIIYTVLYHTFYPQWEGRPLTWFDALLFVLETVTTTGYGEQLPFRNEATVVFAIVVMLTGVVMIFMFIPLLLAPYLTTIIRAAPPRRTPYPLDGHVVIVGYSELVRSLVDSLMIADLDIVVVVEDEAVARDLDSRYRPEVYVVWGAYAEPSTWRQVSIENASTVIVTERERTTASVILGIRDMTAARIIAIVDDLAFDRYLRYAGAEYVLSPKNSTGRILARHAVLRPVVETIYEAIRLEGTDIYGTGTDRSLQLVKVPIMSGSPAAGKSLRELALVETYGVEVLFFWKGGRFVPIPKADDVIDTSTMLFVLGPAAAISEMIDREFAHDGGRDSLAVVAGFGDVGRAAYRELASSGIASIVVDQKPYDVTEVVGNVEDEGVLRAARIEGARFCVVAVNDDDVNIFTTLMARNLNPSLRILARANEPSSVDKLYRAGADYVTLLPAIGGQVIAGIILSEIAGILLDLPDGQKVVMKHRMRDTSTTVGAVEVHSGVRIVGIEGAGRSVIRPQSEDLILPDDTVIAFGRNETLKRFIRLM, from the coding sequence ATGAGGGGGCGTAGCCTTCTCTGGCGGCTGGCGAACGCTCCGTCGCGGCTCCGGATACGCTTCTACCTCGTCCTGTTTGCGGCACAGATCATCATCTACACCGTCCTCTACCATACTTTCTATCCGCAGTGGGAAGGCCGGCCCCTCACCTGGTTCGACGCCCTGCTCTTCGTCCTCGAGACCGTCACGACGACCGGGTACGGCGAGCAGCTCCCGTTCCGGAACGAAGCGACGGTCGTCTTCGCCATCGTCGTGATGCTGACCGGCGTGGTCATGATCTTCATGTTCATCCCGCTGCTGCTCGCACCCTATCTCACCACGATCATCCGGGCCGCGCCTCCCCGGCGGACGCCCTACCCGCTCGACGGGCACGTCGTCATCGTCGGCTACTCCGAACTCGTCCGGTCGCTCGTCGACAGCCTGATGATAGCGGATCTCGATATCGTCGTCGTCGTCGAGGACGAGGCGGTCGCCCGGGACCTCGACTCCCGGTACCGCCCCGAGGTCTACGTCGTCTGGGGGGCCTACGCAGAGCCGTCGACGTGGCGGCAGGTCTCCATTGAGAACGCCTCGACGGTCATCGTCACCGAGCGGGAGCGCACCACCGCGTCGGTGATCCTCGGGATACGGGACATGACCGCCGCCCGGATCATCGCTATCGTCGACGACCTCGCCTTCGACCGCTATCTCCGCTATGCCGGCGCCGAGTACGTCCTCTCGCCCAAGAATTCGACCGGGAGGATCCTCGCCCGGCACGCCGTACTGAGGCCGGTCGTCGAGACGATCTACGAGGCGATCCGCCTGGAAGGGACGGATATCTACGGGACGGGAACCGACCGGTCGCTCCAGTTGGTCAAGGTTCCGATCATGAGCGGTTCGCCCGCTGCAGGGAAAAGCCTCCGCGAGCTGGCGCTCGTCGAGACCTATGGGGTGGAGGTGCTCTTTTTCTGGAAGGGCGGGCGGTTTGTCCCCATCCCGAAGGCTGACGATGTCATCGATACCTCCACCATGCTCTTCGTCCTCGGGCCGGCCGCCGCCATATCCGAGATGATCGACCGCGAGTTCGCTCACGACGGAGGCCGCGATTCGCTCGCCGTGGTCGCGGGGTTCGGCGATGTCGGCAGAGCGGCGTACAGAGAACTCGCATCCTCCGGCATAGCGAGTATCGTGGTGGATCAGAAGCCCTACGATGTGACCGAGGTCGTCGGGAACGTCGAGGACGAAGGGGTGCTCCGGGCTGCCCGGATCGAGGGTGCCCGGTTCTGCGTGGTGGCGGTCAACGACGACGACGTCAATATCTTCACGACGCTTATGGCGCGGAACTTAAACCCTTCCTTACGGATTCTTGCACGGGCGAACGAGCCGTCTTCGGTCGATAAACTCTACCGGGCGGGTGCGGATTACGTCACCCTGCTGCCGGCGATCGGCGGGCAGGTGATCGCCGGGATCATCCTCTCGGAGATAGCCGGCATCCTCCTCGATCTCCCGGACGGGCAGAAGGTGGTGATGAAGCACCGGATGCGGGATACCTCGACGACGGTTGGGGCGGTGGAGGTGCATAGCGGCGTCCGGATCGTCGGGATCGAAGGAGCCGGCCGTTCGGTGATCCGCCCGCAGTCGGAGGATCTTATCCTCCCGGACGATACGGTGATCGCCTTCGGCAGGAACGAGACGCTGAAACGGTTCATCCGCCTGATGTAA
- a CDS encoding DUF3821 domain-containing protein — protein sequence MRSFVCLLLCLFLAAALALPAAGADGGGRVVQSGDTIYIGEEDLDLTPLFAGSPPSPAGMNRLVHSGDPENIIDVPDPGRFDLTPVAVGGVTGSYAVLPQGGAPGRQVAVAEPLRLRVVSNGSPSESVNGMVLTENRTIDLVLVHNLSGVSARIDLVGPEGGLLPSFGGVNLTAIPVTASPVVIGGIDLAGVPPGFYAARARVPSPNATYLSNTVVVGVVPS from the coding sequence ATGCGTTCGTTCGTCTGTTTACTCCTCTGTCTCTTTCTTGCGGCTGCTCTCGCTCTCCCGGCGGCGGGAGCGGACGGCGGCGGCAGGGTCGTTCAAAGCGGGGATACTATCTATATCGGTGAGGAGGACCTCGATCTCACACCCCTCTTTGCGGGGTCTCCGCCGTCTCCTGCCGGTATGAACCGGCTGGTGCACTCCGGCGATCCCGAGAATATCATCGACGTGCCGGACCCGGGCAGGTTCGATCTCACCCCGGTCGCCGTCGGCGGCGTCACCGGGAGCTACGCCGTCCTGCCGCAGGGCGGCGCTCCAGGCCGGCAGGTGGCCGTGGCCGAACCGCTCCGCCTCCGCGTTGTTTCGAACGGGTCGCCGTCGGAGTCGGTGAACGGGATGGTTCTGACAGAGAACCGGACGATCGATCTCGTCCTGGTGCATAATCTATCGGGAGTATCCGCCCGGATCGATCTCGTCGGGCCGGAGGGTGGCCTCCTCCCCTCCTTCGGCGGGGTGAACCTGACGGCGATCCCGGTCACGGCGAGCCCGGTCGTCATCGGCGGCATCGATCTTGCCGGAGTGCCGCCCGGGTTCTATGCTGCCCGGGCGAGGGTACCGTCCCCGAATGCGACGTATCTCTCGAACACCGTCGTTGTCGGGGTGGTTCCCTCCTAG
- a CDS encoding tRNA(Ile)-lysidine synthase, producing the protein MIGTTEMQCTKCRRDAIVYQRYSGLHLCEHHFVLDLEAKAKRAIRKHRWIDSGDSVGVALSGDLASSAVLFFMHRLLHKRRDIILTAITVDEGIAGYRDPGRAEAIARTIGAPLVTASFADAYGITLDEFARRKGRASACSACRVLRENLLNRVAREHGVTKLVFGTTLDDGAVSVLADVFRGDAESFRRPALPVPGTVPRIRPFMDIPGEEVSLYAALHLDGFDLAECPYAGNAFREDVRSLLDEYASRHPATKNALVNLGEELSGALAAGAGPTRICERCGEPSGETCRCCRILDEARGYEGA; encoded by the coding sequence GTGATTGGGACGACCGAGATGCAGTGCACGAAATGCCGCAGGGACGCGATTGTGTATCAACGATACTCGGGGCTGCACCTCTGCGAGCACCATTTCGTCCTCGATCTCGAGGCGAAGGCCAAGCGGGCGATCCGGAAACACCGCTGGATCGATTCGGGGGATTCGGTGGGAGTCGCCCTCTCGGGGGACCTGGCGAGCAGTGCCGTTCTCTTCTTCATGCACCGCCTGCTCCACAAACGGCGGGATATCATTCTCACGGCGATCACCGTCGACGAGGGGATAGCCGGTTATCGCGACCCCGGCCGGGCGGAGGCGATCGCCCGGACGATCGGGGCTCCTCTGGTGACCGCCTCGTTCGCCGACGCGTACGGGATCACCCTCGACGAGTTCGCCCGCCGGAAAGGGCGTGCCTCCGCCTGCTCCGCCTGCCGGGTGCTCCGGGAAAACCTGCTGAACCGGGTTGCCCGGGAGCACGGCGTCACGAAACTCGTTTTCGGAACCACCCTGGACGACGGAGCGGTGTCGGTGCTCGCGGACGTCTTCCGGGGAGATGCGGAGAGTTTCCGCCGTCCGGCGCTGCCGGTTCCGGGGACGGTGCCGCGGATCCGGCCGTTTATGGATATTCCCGGGGAGGAGGTGAGCCTCTACGCCGCCCTGCACCTCGACGGGTTCGACCTCGCCGAATGCCCGTACGCCGGGAATGCTTTCCGGGAAGATGTCCGGAGTTTGCTTGACGAGTACGCCTCCCGCCACCCGGCCACAAAGAACGCCCTCGTGAATCTCGGTGAGGAGCTCTCGGGGGCGCTCGCGGCAGGGGCAGGGCCGACCCGGATCTGCGAGCGGTGCGGCGAGCCGTCGGGGGAGACCTGCCGGTGCTGTCGGATCCTCGACGAAGCGAGGGGGTATGAGGGGGCGTAG
- the thiL gene encoding thiamine-phosphate kinase, with protein sequence MDDRDLLTRVQAVIGHAQTLDDCAVLPHGGEYLVATTDMLHETTDFPCGMTGWQIGWMSVAVTLSDIAAMGASPTAVLLAVGLDDPERLLSIMEGANDCCTTYGAELAGGDLDAHRELTIVSTGLGHVAPEHLVRRKGARPGDVVAITGTLGEAQAALEGYGQHRQALLEPQPRLREGIALGRAGATAMMDISDGLALSLYDMVAANGCGFAIDTDRLPLPAGVPEGEARELALHGGGDFELLFTCPKELLPVPDVEATIIGRVTAEPVVLASGRVLERRGYQHRW encoded by the coding sequence GTGGATGACCGCGACCTGCTGACCCGGGTGCAGGCGGTCATTGGACATGCACAGACGCTCGACGACTGCGCCGTCCTTCCCCACGGCGGGGAATACCTCGTCGCGACGACGGATATGCTCCACGAGACCACCGATTTTCCGTGCGGGATGACGGGGTGGCAGATCGGCTGGATGTCGGTCGCGGTCACCCTCTCGGATATCGCCGCCATGGGTGCAAGCCCCACCGCCGTACTCCTCGCCGTCGGGCTCGACGACCCGGAACGGCTCCTTTCGATCATGGAGGGCGCGAACGACTGCTGCACGACCTACGGCGCGGAGCTCGCCGGCGGCGACCTCGACGCTCACCGGGAACTCACGATCGTCAGTACCGGTCTCGGGCACGTCGCGCCGGAGCACCTCGTCCGCCGGAAAGGGGCGCGGCCGGGCGACGTCGTCGCGATAACCGGCACGCTCGGCGAAGCGCAGGCGGCGCTCGAGGGCTACGGTCAGCACCGGCAGGCGCTCCTCGAACCGCAGCCGCGTCTTCGCGAGGGGATAGCGCTCGGCAGGGCGGGGGCGACGGCGATGATGGATATCTCCGACGGCCTCGCCCTCTCGCTCTACGATATGGTGGCGGCAAACGGGTGCGGATTCGCCATCGATACAGATCGCCTCCCGCTCCCGGCCGGGGTGCCGGAAGGGGAGGCACGCGAGCTCGCCCTCCACGGCGGCGGGGACTTCGAACTCCTCTTCACCTGCCCGAAAGAGCTGCTCCCCGTCCCGGATGTGGAGGCTACGATCATCGGCAGGGTTACTGCAGAACCGGTCGTGCTCGCCAGCGGCCGGGTGCTCGAGCGGCGGGGCTACCAGCACCGGTGGTGA
- a CDS encoding RIO1 family regulatory kinase/ATPase domain-containing protein, with amino-acid sequence MPVPAEHVRSLHPYEQSILRALERLMRWHEWVPLDILKSATKLSEGELAYRIGRLMEMGMVRYEKVPYEGYALVFNGYDTLALSSLTRKGTVQALGTLIGVGKESEVYEAMGLGVLVLKFHRVGQRSFQSARLKRSYMPESGHCPWIFASNLSAKMEYEALTALHPAVSVPLPIDRNRHVVAMSFVPGVNLSQAVLEEPREVLDEILHNVREAYRLGIVHADLSEYNVMVAEEQCWLIDWPQWMEASHPNAHEILIRDVGNLLQHFRRKYQIDYSLNDAVDKVIG; translated from the coding sequence ATGCCCGTTCCTGCAGAACACGTACGATCGTTACATCCCTATGAACAGTCCATACTGCGTGCACTCGAGCGCCTGATGCGATGGCACGAGTGGGTTCCGCTCGATATCCTGAAATCAGCCACAAAACTCTCGGAGGGCGAACTCGCCTACCGCATCGGGAGGCTGATGGAGATGGGTATGGTGCGGTATGAGAAGGTGCCCTACGAGGGCTACGCCCTGGTCTTCAACGGCTACGATACCCTCGCTCTCTCGAGCCTGACCCGCAAAGGGACGGTTCAGGCGCTCGGCACCCTGATCGGAGTCGGGAAAGAGTCGGAGGTCTACGAAGCGATGGGGCTCGGCGTCCTCGTGCTCAAGTTCCACCGCGTCGGGCAGCGCTCGTTCCAGTCGGCCCGGCTCAAGCGCAGCTACATGCCCGAGTCCGGGCACTGCCCCTGGATATTCGCCTCGAACCTCTCGGCGAAGATGGAGTACGAGGCGCTCACGGCCCTCCACCCCGCCGTCTCGGTGCCGCTCCCGATCGACCGGAACCGGCACGTGGTGGCGATGTCCTTCGTTCCCGGGGTGAACCTCTCCCAGGCGGTTCTCGAAGAGCCGCGTGAGGTGCTCGACGAGATCCTGCATAACGTCAGGGAGGCGTACCGCCTCGGCATCGTCCACGCCGACCTCTCCGAGTACAACGTCATGGTCGCGGAGGAGCAGTGCTGGCTGATCGACTGGCCGCAGTGGATGGAGGCGTCGCACCCGAACGCACACGAGATTCTCATACGGGACGTCGGGAACCTCCTCCAGCACTTCAGGCGGAAGTACCAGATCGACTACTCCCTCAACGACGCGGTGGACAAGGTGATCGGTTGA